AATTTTAAGAAGGAATGAAAAAGAAACTAGTTGTTTTAACCGGAGCCGGAATTAGTGCCGAAAGCGGAATCAAAACTTTTCGCGACAGCGATGGTTTATGGGAAGGTCACGATGTTATGGAAGTCGCGACGCCCGAAGGCTGGAGAAAAAATCAGGAACTGGTTCTTGACTTTTATAACAAAAGACGCCAACAACTTAAAGAGGTTGAACCAAATTTGGGACACAAAATTTTAGCCGAATTAGAACAGGATTTCGATGTTCATATTATTACTCAAAATGTCGATGATTTGCACGAACGTGCCGGAAGTACTAACGTTTTACATTTACATGGAGAATTACTAAAAGTGCGAAGTACCCAAAACAGAAATCTGATTTTAGACTAGACCGAAGATTTATACACAGGCGATCTGGACGAAAACGGACATCAGTTACGACCACATATTGTTTGGTTTGGCGAAGATGTTCCAGCGCTTGAAGAAGCGATCGAAATTACCGAAACTGCCGATTATTTTGCAGTAATCGGAACTTCGTTGCAAGTGTATCCTGCAGCGGGATTAATTTCGTATACTTATAGCATCGCACCCGTTTTTTATATTGATCCAAAACCAATTGCAATTCCAAATCTTCAAAATAAAGTTGAAGTTATTGCAAAAGTTGCCTCTGAAGGTGTCGCTGTTTTAAGAGACACATTATTTGAATTAGAAAAAACAATATGATATTCCAGTTCTGGTTACAAAAATTATCGCAATACAATTTACTCAACTTGTTTGTTTTCTTTTTGATTGAAAATTTTATCCTGATAGTACTTTCAGTCATTCTTGGCAAAATAATCGAATATGATAATACCAGATTGAAGAAAACTGACCAAAAATGGATTATCTCAACCTTAATCTGCAATACATTTATAACGTTCTTGGGTTTTGAATTGTATCGTTTTGGTATTATTAAAATAGATTTTTCGCCGTCAATTTCATCAATATTAATAGACACTTTACTATTGGTTGTAGTAATGGATTTTTTTATGTTTTATTTCCATTTTCTGGCTCATTATTTAAAATGGTTTTCTCCCATTCACAAACTTCATCACACACATGTCGAAACGAGTGTATATAGTTTGTATGTACTTCATCCTATAGAAACTTTAGGATTCGGAATTATCTGGTTGTTTTCGATTACAGTTTTAGATTTCAATTATCTTAGCATCATTATTTATCTAATTTTAAATCTCTTATATGGAATATTTGGTCATTTGAAAAAAGACATCTTTCCTGATTTCTGGTATAAAAACTATGCTACAAAATGGATTTCAACAACCAAATTTCATTCTGATCATCATAAAAATCAATCTCATAATTATGGTTTCTATTTTACCATTTGGGACAAAATATTCAAGACTATTTTTTAAATCTCACTATTAAAGGATAATATATCTCTTGTAACTTTCAGAAGTTTTAACAATGACTTATATTTGCACCTTTCGAACAAACAACATAACAATGACTACTTTAAACGAATTGAATGCCATATCGCCAATTGACGGAAGATATAGAAGCAAAACCCTTTCATTAGCACCTTTTTTCTCTGAAGAAGCTTTAATCAAATACCGTGTATTAGTTGAGATTGAATACTTTATTGCCTTGTGCGAAGTGCCATTACCACAACTAGCTGACGTAAATTCAAGTTTATTTGACAGTTTAAGAGACATCTATAAAAATTTCTCTACTGAAGATGCACTTTGGATTAAAGAAACAGAGAAAGTAACCAACCATGACGTAAAAGCGGTTGAATATTTTATCAAAGATGCTTTTGAAAAACTAGGTTTATCTCAATACAAAGAGTTCATTCACTTCGGATTAACTTCTCAGGATATTAACAATACTGCAATTCCGCTTTCTACAAAAGAAGCTTTTGAGCAGGTTTATATGCCATCTTTAATTACTTTAATTTCAAAATTAAAAGAATTAAGTGTAGAATGGGCAGCTATTCCAATGCTGGCTCGTACGCACGGACAACCGGCTTCTCCTACTCGTTTGGGTAAAGAAATTTTAGTTTTTGTAGAGCGTCTTGAAGAGCAAATGCGTTTGTTATTTAATATTCCGTTTGCTGCTAAATTTGGTGGTGCAACAGGAAACTACAACGCACATCATGTTGCTTATCCGCAAATCGACTGGAAACAGTTTGGTAGTAAATTTGTTGAAACTAATCTTGGTTTACACCACTCTTTTCCAACTACTCAAATTGAACATTACGATCATTTTGCTGCATTTTTTGATGCATTAAAAAGAATCAACAATATCATCATCGATTTAGATCGTGATATCTGGACGTATGTTTCAATGGATTATTTTAAACAAAAAATCAAAGCAGGAGAAATTGGATCATCGGCAATGCCACATAAAGTTAACCCAATTGATTTTGAAAACTCTGAAGGAAACTTAGGAATGGCAAATGCTATTTTCGAACATTTATCGGCTAAATTACCAATCTCAAGATTGCAACGTGATTTGACTGACAGTACTGTTTTACGTAACATTGGAGTTCCGATGGGACATACTATTATTGCTTTTGAATCTGCTTTGAAAGGTTTAAACAAATTGTTATTGAACGAAGCTAAATTTGCTGAAGATTTAGAAAAAAACTGGGCTGTTGTGGCCGAAGCTATTCAGACGATTTTACGTCGTGAGGCTTATCCAAATCCGTATGAAGCTTTGAAAGGTTTGACAAGAACTAATGAAGCAATTGACAAAAAAGCAATTCATAATTTTATTGCAACTTTAGAAGTTTCTGATGCTGTTAGAGCCGAATTAATGGCAATAACTCCTGCTAATTACACCGGAATTTAAAGAAACACTAAAATATTTTCTCAAAAAAAGCTATCTTTATCGATAGCTTTTTTTATTTAACACGGGAAGTTTTTAGCCCAGATTACAATGAAAAGCCTTTTGCGAAAAAAGCCATATTTTTTTGCAGGTGAAGAGCGACCAACGGAAGCTCCTGAAACTGCTTAAAAAATAGGCGTTTTGAGTAAAAGCTTGAAATGGAAAGCTGGATAAGCTCCTGAAAAAATACTACTTTATGATTGCCTTAAACGCCGCTGCAGAAACTACACACCATTTACAACCTTTAATCAGTGATCTGGGATTAATCCTGTTGACTGCCGGAATTGCCGTTTTATTATTTAAATTAATTAAACAACCTTTAGTTTTAGGGTATTTAATTGCGGGATTTTTGGCCGGAAATCATTTTGATTTTTTCCCCACTATTACAGAGATGAAAAGTGTTGAAGTTTGGGCAGAAATTGGTGTGATCATTTTATTGTTTAGCCTGGGTCTCGAATTTAGTTTTAAAAAACTGATGAAAGTGGGCGGAACTGCCTCGATAACAGCAATTACTCAGATTATCACGATGGTCATATTGGGTTATCTGGTAGGACGATGGATGGATTGGGGACAAATGGACAGTATCTTTCTGGGCGTAATTTTATCGATTTCTTCTACCACAATCATTCTAAAAACTTTTGACGAACTTGGTGTAAAAGCACAAAAATTTGCCGGAATTGTAATCGGGTCATTAATCGTTCAGGACCTTCTGGCCATTTTAATGATGGTTTTACTTTCGACTATTGCGGTAAGTCAGCAATTTTCAGGCAGCGAATTAATGATGTCGGTTCTAAAACTAATATTCTTCCTCACAGTATGGTTTATTGGCGGAATCTTTTTTATTCCGACGCTTCTTAAAAAAGCCAAACATTTACTGACTGACGAAATGTTGCTTATTCTTTCTCTTGCCCTTTGTTTAACAATGGTAAGTTTTGCTTCAAATGTTGGTTTTTCTCCGGCTTTAGGAGCTTTTATCATGGGATCTATTATTGCCGAAACTACGCAGGCTGAACATATTGAACATTTAGTAAAACCCGTAAAAGATTTATTTGGCGCAATTTTTTTCGTATCGGTCGGGATGCTTATTGACCCCAAAATGTTATACACGCATGCATTGCCCGTAGCAATTTTAACTTTCGTGACAATTATTGGTCAATCTGTGAGTTCTACTATTGGCGCACTATTAGCGGGACAGCCCTTAAAACAATCTGTACAAACAGGAATGAGTTTGTCGCAAATTGGAGAGTTTTCGTTTATTATTGCAACACTGGGAATGACGCTAAATGTTACCAGTTCTTTTTTATATCCTGTTGTTGTAGCGGTCTCTGCAATAACCACTTTTACGACACCGTTTATGGTGAAATATGCTGAGCCATTTTCTCATTTTCTGGAACAAAAACTTCCTAAAAAATGGGTCAAAAACATCAACCGTTATAGCGTAAATGCACAAGCGATAAAATCTGTCAGTATTTGGCAAAAAGTCTTGAATGCCTATCTTATTCAGATCATATTACACACTATTATTATTACAGCCATCATTTTATTGTCGGCTAAATTTGTTGCTCCTTTGGTCGAAGATACAAGATTTGGAAACACATTGGCTGCTCTTATTACAATGGTTATTATTGCTCCTTTTTTATGGGCACTTTCGCTTAGACGATTTGCGGTCGAAGAGGTCAATACTTTGTGGGAAGAACGTAAATATCGTGGTGCATTATTGATGCTGATTTTAATTAGAATGAGCCTTGGTTTATTTCTTATAGGCTTTTTACTGAATATTTTCTTCTCTCCTCTAATTGCCTTTATTGCTTTGATTATCGCTATTGCTGTGTATCAAATATTTCCTAAAAAATTAAATGAACAATATCATAAAATTGAAAGTCATTTTTTGAAGAATCTGAATGATCGCGAAAATAAAAAAATCGACAGACGATATGCCAATTTAATGCCTTGGGACGGTCACATGTCTTTTTTTGATATTGGAAAAGAATCAAACTTAGCGGGTAAAACCTTAGCCGAATTGCGCATTAGGGAACTAATGGGAATTAATATTGCTTATATAAAACGAGGTGATGTTACGATTCCGATTCCAACTAAAAACGAACGCTTGTTTCCCGGTGATGAGATTTGTGTAATTGGTACGGATGCCCAGGTTACCGAATTCAACAAATACCTGAATCAAAATGAAATAGAAGCACCAAAAGCAGTAGAAGAATCTGATATTGTACTGAGACAATTAGAAATTTCTCATGAAGAATTTACGAAAAAAAGTATTGGTCAATTTAGAGGAAAAACCGGCGGGCTTGTCGTTGGACTTGAAAGAAATGGTAATCGTATCTTAAATCCTGAATCGCATTTGATTTTAGAAAAAAATGATATTATTTGGGTTGTTGGCGATAAAAAACAAATGGCGGATACTTTAAGGTTCTAAGCTTCTGAGATACTAAGGTGCTAAGTTTTTTTTTACTTTGCGAAATATCTTAGAAACTAGCATAAAAAATTAAAAGCACTAAGTTTCTAAGCCACTAAGAGTTTAACCTCTTAATAAAAAACTTAGAAACTTAGCGCCTTAGTATCTTAAAAAACTACTTATTCGGTTGCGGTGTCATGCGTAAATAAGGTTTTATTGGTGTATGTCCTTTTGGGAATTTCGCTGGAATATCACTATCCAAGATCGCTGGAACAATCACTACATCTTCACCATCTTTCCAGTTTGCCGGAGTGGCTACACTATAATTTGCTGTCAATTGTAAACTATCAATAACACGAAGCAATTCGTCAAAATTTCTTCCTGTTGAAGCCGGATAAGTCAATGTAAGTTTGATTTTTTTATCGGCACCAATCACAAACACAGAACGAACTGTAAATTTATCGCTTGCATTTGGGTGTAACATATCGTATAAAGTTGCTATTTTTTTATCTTCATCGGCAATTATCGGGAAATTAACTGTCGTATTTTGAGTTTCGTTAATATCTTTAATCCACTCTAAATGCGACTCCAGACCATCAACGCTTAAAGCAATAACCTTCGTATTTCTTTTGGTAAATTCCGGAAGATAATTGGCAACCGTTCCCAATTCAGTTGTACAAACGGGAGTGAAATCTGATGGATGTGAGAATAAAACGCCCCATGAATCTCCTAACCATTCATGAAATTTGACTGGTCCTTCGGTGGTTTCTGCATGAAAATCCGGAGCTGTATCACCTAATCTTAATGTTGACATAATTTAATTTTTTTAGTTCCTCTAAAATTACTTAAAAATTACCTTTAGAAAACACGTAAAAATTAAAAAAAAGTTAAAATTCTATCTTCTCTATCTAATTAGTATTTTAAATTAAATAAAACGCACAACAAAGTACCAAATGGCAAGGGTTACAAACGAAATAGGAATTCCGAAACCAATCATCATACTGCTTAATCTTGGTTTTAAACCATAAGTCGAAGCCAGAATTGCGCCCGTAATCATTGGCGCCATTGCAATTTCTATAATCGTAATTTTTATGGCCTCAGAATGCTGGTTAAAAATAAACACATATAAAATAAAAATGATTAACGGCGTTACAATAAGACGGAAGAAAAGTCCGAGCTGCAAGAATTTCCAATGCCTGCTTTTTCGATCAAAAGTCAGCTGTAATCCGACCGAGAATAAAGCCAAAGGGGTAACTAAACTTCCCAGTTTTAATAAAAAAGGCTGAATATTTGAATCTAAATCGTAGTTAAAAACATTTAATAAACAAGAAACAATAAAGGTAATAAATGGCGGAAATAGAATTATCTTCTTGGCGATACTTTTAAAATCAGGACTTCCTTTTGAGTAAAAAGCTGCAACAAAAACACCCAGAGTCGAAACCACAACAAAGGTTCCAGGCTGATCTACAAGTACGGCAGTTTCTAAACCTTTTTTCCCAAACAAAGCCTCAACAATTGGGTAGCCAAGAAACGACGAATTACTTAATCCTGTAGTTAAGACCAAACAGCCAATTAGTTTATTTGACCAGCCCAATCGTCGCCCCAGAAAATGAAAAAACACAAATGCCAGAAAAAAACTAATCCAGCCAGCTCCTATCGGGAACAACAATTCGCTGCTCCATTTTATTTTCGGAATATGGTATAAAGTTATGGCGGGCAGACAGACATAAATAACAATTTTATTGATTGTTTTATAGATATGAGTTGGAAACCGCTTTACATTTTGCAAAAGCAATCCTAAAAACAAAAAGAAGAATATTATAATAAAGTTGTTCATATCAAGGCTTAAACACAAAAATAGGTATTTATAAGTTGATGTATAAAACAAATTACACACCTTCTCTAAGATTTTTGTTATTTTTAATGTGAAATTTTAAAAATCAATGCAGCAAATAAGAGACAATTTTGAGCGAATGGCAAAACTTTCTGATGATGATTGGAATACTTTTTCGTCAAAGCTTATACGCCGGGAATTTTCAAAGAAAAAGCCTATACTTGAAACAGGTCATGTCGAAAATTACCTCTCGTTTATAGAAAAAGGATTGGTAAGATATTATATTCCTCGTGAAGATAATGATCTCACTTTTGCTTTTGTATTTGATCGTGAATTTACAAGCGGTTATGATTCATTTATTACAAGACAACCCGCAAATTACACTATTGAAGCTCTTGCTGATACTGTACTTTGGTGTATATCTTATAATGACCTGCAGGATATTTATGCCGAAACAAAAATTGGCAATACCATTGGGCGTCTTGCAAGCGAAGGATTATTTCTTCAAAAATCAAAGAGAGAACTTTCGCTGCTTAACGATTCTGCAGAACAGCGGTATCGCAATTTGTTTACAGAACAGCCGCAGCTCATTCAAAAAATCCCTCAAAAATATCTGGCATCTTATATTGGTATTACACCGCAGGCATTGAGCAGGATAAGAAAACGAATTTATTAACCCAGGTTCATTGTTTAGGGTTCCTTTACTGCGCAACTTTGTAAAAAAAAAGATATGGAAACTTTAATCGTGTTATTTGGAACTTTTACAATTGCTCTGCTTGTTATATGGTTTATAACCAAAAGAGCTGAAATTTCACAAGCAGGCAGAATAGCTATGGCAGCCATGCTTGTATTAACTGCTACAGGTCATTTTCTATTTACAAAAGGAATGGCCATGATGATATCATTTTTACCCTATGCAACTGCAATTGTGTATCTTACAGGAATCATAGAACTTGTAGCAGCAGCCGGGCTTCTGATTCCGAAAACAAAATTACTTACAGGCTGGCTTCTTATACTATTTTTTATAGTACTGCTTCCAGCAAATATTTATGCGGCATCCCACAATATAAATTTGCAAAGTGCTGACTATAGCGGCAAAGGAATCTCTTACCTATGGTTTAGAATACCATTACAGCTTCTTTTTATAGGCTGGGTATATTTTTTCTCCATCAGGAATCAATCAAAAACTGCATAGTTAATCAGGAGAATGCACATCAATCAAATAAACGATGTGCATAATCTCCCGCTTCGTTTTTAGTATAGCTTAACTTATTGAATACAATTAATTTCAACACATAGAAACATAGCTTTTGTTTACTTTAAAAAGGCGTTTCACTTATTTAAAATACACATAGCTATCTATGTGAAAGAAACAAGTTTCTTTTTTTATTCTCTTTTTAAAATAAAATCTATGTTTCTATGTGTTGAACAAAATTTTTATGTCCCCAAGAGAAGCGAACAAAATTAATTTTTAGTTAAAATTTGTTTTTGTATTCTAAAACTTATTACATTTGTAACATATTTTATTACAGTATGCTTTCAGGTAAATTTGCTATAACAATTCACATTCTTACTTTGCTCAATAAATTCCCGAATGATTATTTATCATCGGAATATATTGCGGGAAGTATTAATTTAAATCCTGTTTTGGTTCGAAAAGAAATTGCAAACCTAAAAGCCCATCATATTGTAGAAAGTAAAGAAGGAAAAAATGGCGGAACAAAACTGGCTGTAGATTCATCAAAACTGACTTTGAAAGAAATTTTTGAAATGACTTTTGAAACCATCAATCTGGGTTACGCAAAAAATCAACCCAATCCGGATTGTCCTGTGGGGAAAAAAATCAATCAGAATCTGGATGCTTTGTATGCCGACATGAATCAAAAAGTAAACGCTCAATTGGAAGGAATTTCTTTAGAAGATTTTTCGAACCAATTTTAAAACTATTTTTTTACACAAAACTGTAACATTTTTTATTACTAAATAAATTTATTATATCATGAAAATCGCAATTATTGGAGCAACAGGATTTGTAGGCTCAGCAATCTTAAACGAATTAGCAAACAGAAATCACGACATTACTGCTATTGCAAGAAACCCAAAAGACACCGCTAACGTTACCTGGAAAAGTGCTGATATTTTTAATGTAAATGAATTGGCAGAAACTTTAAAAGGAAACGACATCGTTATCAGCGCGTACAATTCAGGGTGGACAAACCCTAATATTTACGATGATTTTATTGCAGGATCAAAAGCAATTCAGGAAGCGGTAAAAAAATCAGGCGTAAAACGTTTTATTACAATTGGCGGTGCAGGAAGTTTGTTTGTAGCTCCGGGTTTACAAGCCGTTGATACTCCAGATTTTCCAAAAGAATTTTATGCCGGTGCAACCGCAGCAAGAGATTATTTAAATATCTTAAAAGAAGAAAAAGATTTAGACTGGGCATTTTTTAGCCCCGCTTTCGAAATGCACCACGGCATTACAACCGGAAGAACAGGAAAATACCGTTTAGGTTTAGAAAATCCCGTTTTTAACGACGAACAAAGAAGTATTTTATCTGTAGAAGATTTAGCAGTCGTAATCGCTGACGAAACCGAAACACCAAAACACCATCAGGTTCGATTTACTGCGGCTTATTAATTTTTTATAGCCACGAATTCACAAATGATTGCGCATAAACTTACTGTTATACACACAAAATAATTCGTGAATTCGTGGCGAATAAATCCAAACAATTTCAAAGAAATCCTTTTTTGAAACTGTTTTTGTTTTCAGTACTTTTACAATACCAAAAAGTGTATTTTGTCAAGTTCAAAAAAACAATCAAGCAGCTTACAAGAAAAAGCTGGAATTTCATCTCCTGAAATTACCAATGTTTCGGCTATCAATCAAATTAAAAACAAACGCAGACAGCAACCTTCTGCAGCCGAATTAATCTCTGGAATTCTTTCCGGAAACATAACTGCACTGAGCCGCGCGATTACGCTTATCGAAAGCACAAATCCGGAGCACGCCGCAAAAGCAGACGAAATTATAAAAGGCTGTCTTCCGTATGCCAATAAATCATTTCGCATAGGAATCACTGGAGTTCCCGGCGTTGGAAAAAGTACTTTTATTGAGGCTTTCGGAACTTATTTGACTCAGGCAGGAAAAAAAGTGGCTGTTTTGGCTGTTGATCCCAGCAGTTCGATTTCGCACGGAAGCATTCTGGGCGATAAAACCCGAATGGAA
This genomic interval from uncultured Flavobacterium sp. contains the following:
- a CDS encoding sterol desaturase family protein — protein: MIFQFWLQKLSQYNLLNLFVFFLIENFILIVLSVILGKIIEYDNTRLKKTDQKWIISTLICNTFITFLGFELYRFGIIKIDFSPSISSILIDTLLLVVVMDFFMFYFHFLAHYLKWFSPIHKLHHTHVETSVYSLYVLHPIETLGFGIIWLFSITVLDFNYLSIIIYLILNLLYGIFGHLKKDIFPDFWYKNYATKWISTTKFHSDHHKNQSHNYGFYFTIWDKIFKTIF
- the purB gene encoding adenylosuccinate lyase produces the protein MTTLNELNAISPIDGRYRSKTLSLAPFFSEEALIKYRVLVEIEYFIALCEVPLPQLADVNSSLFDSLRDIYKNFSTEDALWIKETEKVTNHDVKAVEYFIKDAFEKLGLSQYKEFIHFGLTSQDINNTAIPLSTKEAFEQVYMPSLITLISKLKELSVEWAAIPMLARTHGQPASPTRLGKEILVFVERLEEQMRLLFNIPFAAKFGGATGNYNAHHVAYPQIDWKQFGSKFVETNLGLHHSFPTTQIEHYDHFAAFFDALKRINNIIIDLDRDIWTYVSMDYFKQKIKAGEIGSSAMPHKVNPIDFENSEGNLGMANAIFEHLSAKLPISRLQRDLTDSTVLRNIGVPMGHTIIAFESALKGLNKLLLNEAKFAEDLEKNWAVVAEAIQTILRREAYPNPYEALKGLTRTNEAIDKKAIHNFIATLEVSDAVRAELMAITPANYTGI
- a CDS encoding cation:proton antiporter gives rise to the protein MIALNAAAETTHHLQPLISDLGLILLTAGIAVLLFKLIKQPLVLGYLIAGFLAGNHFDFFPTITEMKSVEVWAEIGVIILLFSLGLEFSFKKLMKVGGTASITAITQIITMVILGYLVGRWMDWGQMDSIFLGVILSISSTTIILKTFDELGVKAQKFAGIVIGSLIVQDLLAILMMVLLSTIAVSQQFSGSELMMSVLKLIFFLTVWFIGGIFFIPTLLKKAKHLLTDEMLLILSLALCLTMVSFASNVGFSPALGAFIMGSIIAETTQAEHIEHLVKPVKDLFGAIFFVSVGMLIDPKMLYTHALPVAILTFVTIIGQSVSSTIGALLAGQPLKQSVQTGMSLSQIGEFSFIIATLGMTLNVTSSFLYPVVVAVSAITTFTTPFMVKYAEPFSHFLEQKLPKKWVKNINRYSVNAQAIKSVSIWQKVLNAYLIQIILHTIIITAIILLSAKFVAPLVEDTRFGNTLAALITMVIIAPFLWALSLRRFAVEEVNTLWEERKYRGALLMLILIRMSLGLFLIGFLLNIFFSPLIAFIALIIAIAVYQIFPKKLNEQYHKIESHFLKNLNDRENKKIDRRYANLMPWDGHMSFFDIGKESNLAGKTLAELRIRELMGINIAYIKRGDVTIPIPTKNERLFPGDEICVIGTDAQVTEFNKYLNQNEIEAPKAVEESDIVLRQLEISHEEFTKKSIGQFRGKTGGLVVGLERNGNRILNPESHLILEKNDIIWVVGDKKQMADTLRF
- a CDS encoding peroxiredoxin; protein product: MSTLRLGDTAPDFHAETTEGPVKFHEWLGDSWGVLFSHPSDFTPVCTTELGTVANYLPEFTKRNTKVIALSVDGLESHLEWIKDINETQNTTVNFPIIADEDKKIATLYDMLHPNASDKFTVRSVFVIGADKKIKLTLTYPASTGRNFDELLRVIDSLQLTANYSVATPANWKDGEDVVIVPAILDSDIPAKFPKGHTPIKPYLRMTPQPNK
- a CDS encoding AEC family transporter, which translates into the protein MNNFIIIFFFLFLGLLLQNVKRFPTHIYKTINKIVIYVCLPAITLYHIPKIKWSSELLFPIGAGWISFFLAFVFFHFLGRRLGWSNKLIGCLVLTTGLSNSSFLGYPIVEALFGKKGLETAVLVDQPGTFVVVSTLGVFVAAFYSKGSPDFKSIAKKIILFPPFITFIVSCLLNVFNYDLDSNIQPFLLKLGSLVTPLALFSVGLQLTFDRKSRHWKFLQLGLFFRLIVTPLIIFILYVFIFNQHSEAIKITIIEIAMAPMITGAILASTYGLKPRLSSMMIGFGIPISFVTLAIWYFVVRFI
- a CDS encoding Crp/Fnr family transcriptional regulator; the encoded protein is MQQIRDNFERMAKLSDDDWNTFSSKLIRREFSKKKPILETGHVENYLSFIEKGLVRYYIPREDNDLTFAFVFDREFTSGYDSFITRQPANYTIEALADTVLWCISYNDLQDIYAETKIGNTIGRLASEGLFLQKSKRELSLLNDSAEQRYRNLFTEQPQLIQKIPQKYLASYIGITPQALSRIRKRIY
- a CDS encoding Rrf2 family transcriptional regulator, which gives rise to MLSGKFAITIHILTLLNKFPNDYLSSEYIAGSINLNPVLVRKEIANLKAHHIVESKEGKNGGTKLAVDSSKLTLKEIFEMTFETINLGYAKNQPNPDCPVGKKINQNLDALYADMNQKVNAQLEGISLEDFSNQF
- a CDS encoding NAD(P)H-binding protein encodes the protein MKIAIIGATGFVGSAILNELANRNHDITAIARNPKDTANVTWKSADIFNVNELAETLKGNDIVISAYNSGWTNPNIYDDFIAGSKAIQEAVKKSGVKRFITIGGAGSLFVAPGLQAVDTPDFPKEFYAGATAARDYLNILKEEKDLDWAFFSPAFEMHHGITTGRTGKYRLGLENPVFNDEQRSILSVEDLAVVIADETETPKHHQVRFTAAY